In the genome of Anopheles ziemanni unplaced genomic scaffold, idAnoZiCoDA_A2_x.2 scaffold_12_ctg1, whole genome shotgun sequence, the window TGTAACGGCCCTCTTTCCGCTGTTTGCAGCCATCGATGCCTGGGCTGTCATAGCTGGACGCTTTCTAATAGGTGTACTTAGCGGTTGCGTGTATCCAACACTACACAACGTTATCTCACGATGGATACCCccaaatgaaaaaagtaaagcCGTCGCCTGCATTGCCGGTGGAAGCACATTCGGCACAGTTATAACGTGGCCCTTCGCTGGACTTTTGATAGAGCACTTCGGTTGGGTTTACGCCTTCTATGTACCGGCCATCATATCCGGGATTGTCGCGATAGTCTGGATTTGGCTCGTCTCGGACACTCCCGCTGAGCATAAAACGATTACCAAAGAGGAGCGCGAATTTATTGAAGCTTCATTTGGTACCACAGtatcgaaaaacaaatcccgACCTCCTTTACTTAAGGTTCTCACCTCTCTTCCATTCATTGCCCTAATCCTGTCACACTACAGCAGCTTCTGGGGGTTAAATTTTTTCGTCACCCAAGCTCCGAAATTTATGAACGAAGTACTCGGTTTCAAGTTGGCAAACGCGGGATTTCTCTCAAGCCTCCCTTACTTGGCGCGCATGTTTTCTGGATTTATCTTTGGCTACATCGGCGATACACTGCGCAGCAAAACAATTATGAGTGTTACAGCGTTACGCAAATCTTTCACCTTGTTTTGTATGTTACTCCGATGAACTATATCAAAAGtatgtgtatttattttaacaatacCATTACAGCTCACTTCCTGCCAGGCGCTTTCATGATTGCGCTACCATTCATTGCGGAAGATCCCATTGTAACGGTCGCATGTATTGTTGCCTGTCTTGGATTTAACGGAGCTTCTACAATCACTAATCTTGTTAATGCTCAGGATCTTGCACCGAACTTTGCTGCTACATTGTACGGTATGATGAACTTCCTAGCAACAACCGCCGGGTTTTTGGCGCCAATGACCGTTGCCTTttttacaaaagaaaaggTGAGTTATCTgaagaaatataaaattccCATTTGGTTTATAGCCAATCAGCTTTATAAtgaatattatttattatacAGAGTACAATGGATGAATGGAAGTACGTATTTCTTATAACTGCCGGATTTTACATTGTCTCTGGAGCCATCTTTACCGTCTTTGGTTCAGGTAAAGTGCAAAAGTGGAACGAAGTCAAGGAACAGTCTGCACCCAAGCCGCATTCttaggtttggtttggtttttcacacatttggtttttctcaaacgtttgttaATGCTAATGAGACATTTGTAAGATAAAATGTAATCATTTAATTACATGCTCAAGAGACTTTTGTAAGATGAAATGTAATCATTTAATTACTATTATGTTTATGAGCAtctcaaataaaatataaggTTTCAGTATAATGATGATAATTCTAGTATTTCTATTGCTATTGTTAAGTCTATTGGCAAAATCTGTCTCACAAACAAGTgcaacttaaaaataaaaacaaatttcaaacacttttcttttcaacaatatttaaagaaaacataaacacttctaattgtttgaaaatatataaGGGAGTATCTTCGGTTGTGGAGTGGGTGTCGTTGTGGGCCACCCTTTATAacttttgaatattttgatttgaaagaTGTCAATCTTGTTTGCCCGCtcacacgctttccagactgcaccgtcgcgtaacgcgacgtcgcctgacaggcgcagaactccatgcaaaaaaaacctagcgcgacacatgcatttgATTTCTTCTGTGAgtgacaaaataaataaaaaaatctttatgtttataaattttattaattttccaaGGACAGTAATTCAATGTATACCCGGTTGAcagcaatttaaattttggcTGCTATCATGTAGCACCAGCAAGAGttccagcaatctgccatgggaAAAACtgcataaaaatttaatttttgtcaaccgggtaatATTCAAAATTGATACACGACGTCCagactacagcgcgacgtcgcctgacactcggggtccacactacagcgcgacgtcgcctgacaggagctgaactccataataaaaaaaccttacgcgatgtcgcgcgaatcgcgcttggttttttttttgcatggagttcagcgcctgtcaggcgacgtcgcgttacgcgacggtgcagtctggaaagcgtgacaggcgctgaactccatactcggggtccacactacttcttcttcttcttcaattcggcgaggatttactccagtacggctattgaatccagcttcctgggccttcgcaagctaacctggagacatagacctctattgGTTTATGACTGGCAACTAAAGGTCATATGTCCTggttttctgtggttttcgattttctgtaggcgtcgccttttgactgccaccatgcggccaggagcactgctagccaaccacgctagtgcgcagtcaaaatacggctgttcacccgccgtaacgaaaggaatatttccttccgtttgtcagatcgcacgaaactcgtgatccgcttgattactcaaacagcacgagatgtgcgtcggctaggatttctctgacttgagctccagctcggcgacaccacgcggccgtgcctaagataaccttacttttcagctaaccctttcaggaacctcgtgcactgctaaccatccgctctgatgcgacgccgaactggaactgggggtccacactacagcgcgacgtcccgtcacgaaacgcgacgtcgcctgacaggtgGCCGAACTCtatacaaataaaatgtcgcacaaatcgcgctagtgtagaagcagcgaaaaacgcgtcgtcgcgctagctcttgtcaaatgtcaattcgaaacgtaaacaaaccgacagctggacaaaacgtaaacaaaccgaatcacaaacgcgaacaaaacgagcaatagtcttcacgaaacatcggatttttcgttgtcgtgccgaaacgtaaacaaactgctcttcaacaagtaggagatgacggagaaatatatacctcctacggtggggcaaaatatcgtcgatgGTTGTTTTAGgtggttttctcagtgaatttcaaatgttttttgaaacattttttttgtatggagttcggccgcctgtcaggcgacgtcgcgttttgtgacggaacgtcgcgctgtagtgtggaccccgagtatggagttcagccgcctgtcaggcgacgtcgcgtttcgtgacgggacgccgcggtgtagtgtggaccccgagttaaaGTTAAAGTTAGCTAATGCCTTATAACGTTataagcaaagaaaaaggggaggggtggggagaggggggggggggggggggggggtactTCGAATAAAAAATGCGGCAAACATGGTAAGCTaaactttgaaaaaaattttttttttaatatttaacataaatttgataaaagttCCTTTCCTATTCCCTCAGAAACTGTCAAATTTATCTCGAACACCCAGTAACAATTAGTTACTATaggactgttttttttaacatcaaCCTTCTCACACATGTA includes:
- the LOC131292857 gene encoding sialin-like, producing MILTTKISNGTIPKRLIVTIMIFVACTASFMLRVHMSINLLAMIQPITKATTNDSMALSHNAFNNTLIQSSNGTSNSGDLISPVKTAVNYGSRYEWSQNVQSHILGAYFYGYLLTSLPAGPLAERYGPQRLIGYSFLLCAFVTALFPLFAAIDAWAVIAGRFLIGVLSGCVYPTLHNVISRWIPPNEKSKAVACIAGGSTFGTVITWPFAGLLIEHFGWVYAFYVPAIISGIVAIVWIWLVSDTPAEHKTITKEEREFIEASFGTTVSKNKSRPPLLKVLTSLPFIALILSHYSSFWGLNFFVTQAPKFMNEVLGFKLANAGFLSSLPYLARMFSGFIFGYIGDTLRSKTIMSVTALRKSFTLFSHFLPGAFMIALPFIAEDPIVTVACIVACLGFNGASTITNLVNAQDLAPNFAATLYGMMNFLATTAGFLAPMTVAFFTKEKSTMDEWKYVFLITAGFYIVSGAIFTVFGSGKVQKWNEVKEQSAPKPHS